CGAGGTCGAGGGTCGAGAGGACCCGTCGGGTGTGATCCGGATCGACGTTGTCGAGTACCACGGAGTCGAACTCGGGCGAGAGCGCGTCACAGAGCGTCGCCGCGCCGAGCGCGCTGCCGCCGATGCCGACGGTGACGAGCGTCTCGCACTCCGATAGGGGCGCGACCGCCGCGCGGATCTCGTCCGTATCGACCGTCCCGGGGAGCGCGAGCGCCGCGTAGCCGTGCTCGCGCTCCTCGATCCCGCGTTCGATCCGCTCGTGGGCGGTCGCGACGCGCTCGTCGAGTCCGTCGAGCGCGTCGCGCGGGACGCCCGGCGTCGCCTCCGCGGCGAGCGCGTTGCCGATGTCGACTTTCATGCGTGAGAGGCACCCCCGCGTCGCAAAAGGGTGTCCCTTCGGGAGCTCGGGAGTCGGCGGTCGACGTCGGGAACGAGAGAGAAGAGAGCCGCGGGTTCAGCCGAGGAGGTACCTGGTTTTCGGGTAGCGCTCGACGAGCGGCTGGCCCCCAACGTCGATCCCCTCGATGTATCGGTCGAGCCCAAGGATCCGCCCCGCGCCGAACGCCGCGACCGCGAGGAACACCACGAGGTAGACCAGGTTCGAGTTCACGAACCCCAGCGGCCCCGCGACGTCCCAGCTCCCCAGGTAGAACATCGCCATCTGCAGCGCCCCGCCGAGCGCCGCCAGTCGGACGAACGCCCCTGTAATGAGGGCGATCCCGATCAGCACCTGCGTCACCGGGACGACGACGTTCACCACCTCCATCAGCATCGTGCTCGCGGCCATCGCCGCGTAGATCCCCGCGACGGGACCCTCCGAACCCATGAGGTAGCCCGCCGCGTCGAAGGACTCGCCCGAGACGAACGCGACCTTCCCGAGGCCAGCCCCGAGAAACGCCCCGCCCATGACGAGCCGCAACGCGACGACGAACCACGCGGAAAGCGCGTGTGGCGTTCCGGTGAGCGTGAGCCCGCCGATCCTGCTCTCGAGTCTGTTCTCAGTCGGTGTGGATATGGACATGATCGGTCTCTCCTTACAACTACTGATACACCCACCGAGTACTTAGACCACGGAGCGGATTCCCAAACCCTGAGAAACGGCCGAAGTGGGCCTCCTCGACCGCACTGGGAGGAAATCACTCGGTTCGAAGGAAAGGTCACGTTCCCGTATCCGAACGATCGATCGTCGTCGTGTCGGTCGCCCCGAAAGAGCATCCCTTATCCTCGCACCCGCCCTCGTTCGCACATGG
This region of Halalkalicoccus sp. CGA53 genomic DNA includes:
- a CDS encoding DoxX family protein — its product is MSTPTENRLESRIGGLTLTGTPHALSAWFVVALRLVMGGAFLGAGLGKVAFVSGESFDAAGYLMGSEGPVAGIYAAMAASTMLMEVVNVVVPVTQVLIGIALITGAFVRLAALGGALQMAMFYLGSWDVAGPLGFVNSNLVYLVVFLAVAAFGAGRILGLDRYIEGIDVGGQPLVERYPKTRYLLG